The Haliotis asinina isolate JCU_RB_2024 chromosome 3, JCU_Hal_asi_v2, whole genome shotgun sequence genome segment CAGCATCGAATACAAAAGCAAGCAGTTGGTTATTCTCCCAATGTAGCTACAATTTGTGACATAGGTCAACTTCCTTCAGGAAATTTACGATCAGGGCCTACTTGCATGCGCACAAAGCGAACTTAAGCCTATATTGGAGAATGAGAGTTACAATCATTTTggcactaagatcgctttgtgcgaGTGGGCCTAGGTGCCAGCTCACACGTGAAAAAGATCTTTCAGATTTCTCGCAACATAATGGGACTTCTTTCCAGTTGAAACGCCCACACAGTCCATCACCCTCCGTTTTCAACAGAAAGTCATGAGTGAAACGGCTGTGACCAATGCGACATTGTCGTAAAACTACTTCTTCACGTCTtgattgacaacccaagaagGTATAATCAATTGTTGGCTTCAGttcatgaagtttatttctTCCTACCTAGGTGTCCCACGTCGTTGGCATGACGTCACGAATGTAACTTTTGTTAGTGGGTTTGAAGTCATTGTACGGGATCAGTAGTGGAGATTAGGACTTGTCAAGAGCTGCTTTGGCTGTGGCATCGGGATTTGTGTTACCTGCTATGCCAACGTGACTCGGCAGCCAGCAGtggacgatgtcacattggtcAGTAGAAAGATCAATGTAAAGTTCTAAAATGTCCAGGATGATAGGATGACTTGAAGTAATATTTGGAAGTGCTTGAAGGCAGGATAGTGAATCTAAACACGATGAAAGTTTTAGAGTGGGTCTGCCGTTTTATATAGGTCAAAGCTGTAAAGATAGCTTTGGCCTCGGCGATGAAGATGGAACTGTTGTCGGATTCTAGATAAGACAGTCTTGGATCCAATGACTGTAGCACTGGCAACCTGACCATCATCCTTGGATCACTGGAGCCCCCGGCCCCCTTGTGAACTGTAGACAGTGCCCTTGATCAACACTGGAACCCCGGTCCTCCGTGTGAACTGTAGGCAGTACGGCCTTGATCtacatgcttacatgttgtaacGACTAGGAAGAAACCTTATCTCGTGTTACCTGCTTGGAAAAAACATCATGAACAATGAATGATATTTGCCAATGGTACCACATTTTAGTATATTTCCatcttgtttcagtcaaaaaccaaacagatttagagtgaaCACTTCAAATAGATCTCTATTTGGACCAGTCGGCGTGTGTTTTCattacaataaacaaacaacatattatTAGAATCGAAGAAGAGAAAGGAAACGGGCGTCTCTCATCCTTCAGACCAATGCAAACACAAGTTGTTGTTACGGTGTCTGACGTAGAATCCCCGGTCCTCTGTGCGAACAATACAGGGGCCTTTGGGTGCAAGATGATGTTGTCATTTCCCTCACTTGACCATAGGTTCCAGTGCAGATCAAGGGCGCACGGCCTACAGTTCACATGGAGGATCGGAGGTTCCAGTATAGATCAAGGACGTACTGCCTACAATTTACGCGAAGGACACTGGTGTcagtaacttctttgagtggcatttttgaAGTTGGGGAGTACaagaaactttatggataacaatatGGCAATCTTGGCAATATGAAAATGGCAATCTGTCGAACACTTTCAGCGTTGGGGATGAAAGTTACGTACACAAACAACTCGCTTTCGGTGGGTGCTATGTGTTGGACGAACTGGAAGAAGCGTGAAGAAAAGAACTCAGTCATAAGTTGAAACTACTGGAATTGGGGAAGTCTGACATTTGCTGTTTGCCACAAGACAGAagttaacaaaacaaaaatcaacatttgacatatatttgttaGCGTTTTCACAAAATCGTTCTGTTTATTGAGCCGGGTGCTGTTGTACCAAGCGACTTTTGGGCCATAACTACTTTCAgtttatgttaaggtatgggagttacggtcacacTAGCGCTAAtatcgctttgtacaacgaaTTCCAGgagctcctttcacaaagcgctaaggtgacctTATTgccatgttaaagaatgggaattAAAATTAAACTTTGTAAAGGCTGCTGCGTGGAAGGCCCCTGAGAGTAGTTTTCATAGGTTGATTCCTGATTCAGACAGAACTGGATTCCATATACCCCACAATGCTTCACTGGACAAAGCAAGCACTCTCTCCAGCCACTGTCCCGCCTCGGCAAATCCCAAGCTGCAGTAGGGGTTGTCTGTTTGCTGGGACAGCTCGTGCTGACCGAGCACATAATACTGACAAAAAGAGATGCACACTGCATGGTACAACATTGCCATATCATCGGTGTTCAGCGATCTGATGGACAGGTAACCGGACAGAATGTGACCCCCGATCTGTAGGGCTTCCTGGTCGGAGCAATTGCAGCTCGTCATAGCATCAGCTATCAGTCGACCTATCTCGAACACTCGGTAAGTATAACATATGTCATTGAAATCGATTATTCCAAATATCTTCTTTGAATCTAAAGAAGATGCAGAACTTCTGAAGTCAGCAGTGGGAGGATGAAGTATGATGTTGTAGTCTTGGAAATCCCCATGGATCACACCTGCAACAAGTACAATATGTTAATGTAAAACTGTTGTAATGCTGCAATAATAGCTTGATGTGTTCACATCAAACAGTATTACTTGTGATCAGCGTCACCGAGAGGCAATTTCAGCAGCTTGGGTGTGGGCTTTGATCAACATGCTATTCTGGcgtaaaatatgtgaaatgcTGGGCATCCTCGCTGATGtcatgggcggtggggtagcctagtggttaaaccattcgatcatcacgccgaagacccgggttcgattccccacatgggtacaatgtgtgaagaaaatttcaggtgtccctccctgacattgctgtaatattgctaaaagcagcgtaaaacccaactcattcagCCGTTGATAACATCCTGGTGCAAGTTGGAGATAAATCACTTTCTGTAAAACTGTATTTAGGAAATACTCTGTCCTGTCCGTCATCTTGATCGTTACTCATATTCAAAATGTATCCAACGGACACTTGGATGGAACATAGCCGTGCAAACAGCTAAGTATGGATGCCCTTAGTGTCCTATTATGAATTACaattcaaacaaaaacaatatttgtactttaccagACGCTACAGTGGTCCATTTTCACTATGTCGAATGCTTCATTCATATATTTGCGCAGGAAAAGAACATTTTTAGGTTTGTATATGTTCAACGTAAGATGAACTCCATAACAATGCACTGCTGTTTTGTGATACTGGCTTATATAATCGTCATAATTTCTCGCATGTGAATATACACGTTCTATATTACCATGCTGAAGACATGTAAAGGAACAGGAATTACTACTAACTTCCAATATGAATGACATGTATACTGTAGTTATGTTGGGATGTTGCCTTACCTCGCTCCATGACATGTCCCCGCTCCATGAGTGAGGATTCAACTTTCTTTATCACCGCTCGGATGCCCTCTGACAACGTCCTCTCCTGTTGTGGAATAGATGATTAACTACTACCTTACCAGCAGATACGTTTGAATCACAAAATTTCACTTGATGTAAATCACGTGCTGGATCCAAATGTACTTCATGTATATATGCTagatgtaaatgtttttcacGCATAAAGGCTTGATTGTAAATATGCTTCATGTATGTATGCGAGGTGTAAACGTGCTTCATGTATATACTTGATGTAAATATCCCTCAAGCATATACTCTTGATGTAAACGTGCTTCATGTATATGCTTGATGTAAATATCCCTCAAGCATATACGCTTGATGTAAATGAGCTTCatgtataccattaaaaaaagaGAAACCCATAGCAGAAAATTGTTATCAGTTTATACACTTACGGTTCAGTAAT includes the following:
- the LOC137279189 gene encoding hydroxylysine kinase-like encodes the protein MSASRRPVVTESDVRDILHTHYSLHTKCLRQLDSFVDRNYKVTTTDGQEYVFKIVNPDESEDDIRVQAQLGVVTYLRGCGFTCPVTVANRNGLHTWKSTFPIGRADGPEETCVVRLMTFVPGEPLGLCQQLFCGDMYKCLGVLLGQLHAALQDYPETGLTVDSDNEWMGENAGLLTQFMPNPEERTLSEGIRAVIKKVESSLMERGHVMERGVIHGDFQDYNIILHPPTADFRSSASSLDSKKIFGIIDFNDICYTYRVFEIGRLIADAMTSCNCSDQEALQIGGHILSGYLSIRSLNTDDMAMLYHAVCISFCQYYVLGQHELSQQTDNPYCSLGFAEAGQWLERVLALSSEALWGIWNPVLSESGINL